In Cicer arietinum cultivar CDC Frontier isolate Library 1 chromosome 1, Cicar.CDCFrontier_v2.0, whole genome shotgun sequence, one DNA window encodes the following:
- the LOC101515476 gene encoding probable histone-arginine methyltransferase 1.3 isoform X1 yields the protein MVEGSDAGKQTSYSRGVAIQFRNEEESEAFHCIFQQWKKELNVQGRNIPKGTNVMTSKSKFDEKIEPSSAKMYFHYYGQLLHQQNMMQDYVRTGTYYAAVMENRTDFFGRVVVDVGAGSGILSLFAAQAGAKHVYAVEASEMAEYARKLIAGNPLLGQRITVIKGRVEDVVLPEKADILISEPMGTLLVNERMLESYVIARDRFLTPNGKMFPTSGRIHMAPFSDEYLFTEIANKGLFWQQQNYFGVDLTPLHWTAFQGYFSQPVVDAFDPRLLIAPPIFHVMDFTKIKEEELYEIDIPLRFIAAVGARVHGLACWFDVLFNGSTVKRWLTTAPGSPITHWYQIRCVLSEPIYVMAGQEITGRLHLIAHSAQSYTIYLTLSAKMWGPGAEQGGILQTSSCKLDLKEPYYRMSQPQAYPTTQDQQPHPFLQTQDVKIQSQDMDDTVIMQ from the exons ATGGTAGAAGGCTCTGATGCTGGCAAACAG ACATCTTATTCCAGGGGAGTTGCTATACAGTTTAGAAATGAGGAAGAAAGTGAGGCCTTCCATTGTATATTCCAACAATGGAAGAAGGAACTCAATGTTCAAG GAAGGAACATACCAAAGGGAACTAATGTAATGACTTCAAAAAGCAAATTTGATGAGAAGATAGAGCCATCTTCTGCAAAaatgtattttcattattatggACAACTTCTTCATCAGCAAAATATGATGCAGGACTATGTGAGGACAG GGACATATTATGCTGCTGTTATGGAGAATCGCACTGATTTCTTTGGTCGTGTAGTGGTTGATGTTGGTGCTGGTAGTGGTATTTTGTCATTATTTGCTGCTCAG GCAGGTGCAAAACATGTTTATGCAGTAGAAGCATCTGAAATGGCAGAATACGCACGCAAACTTATAGCTGGGAACCCATTACTGGGTCAACGAATCACA GTCATCAAAGGCAGAGTAGAGGATGTTGTATTGCCAGAGAAAGCAGATATTCTGATATCCGAGCCCATGG GCACCTTGTTAGTTAATGAAAGAATGCTGGAGTCTTATGTTATTGCCAGGGATAGGTTCCTTACCCCTAATGGCAAAATGTTTCCTACATCGGGAAG GATTCACATGGCACCTTTCAGTGATGAATATTTGTTTACGGAAATTGCTAATAAG GGGCTGTTCTGGCAGCAACAAAACTATTTTGGGGTTGATTTGACGCCCTTACACTGGACTGCCTTTCAAGGATACTTTTCTCAG CCTGTTGTGGATGCTTTTGATCCAAGGTTGTTAATAGCTCCTCCTATTTTCCATGTGATGGACTTTACCAAAATAAAG GAAGAAGAGCTTTATGAAATTGACATTCCTCTCAGATTTATAGCTGCAGTGGGTGCCCGAGTACATGGTTTGGCATGTTGGTTTGATGTACTGTTCAATGGAAG TACTGTGAAAAGGTGGCTTACCACTGCCCCTGGTTCACCGATAACTCATTGGTATCAGATACGCTGCGTTCTCTCCGAACCCATATATGTCATGGCAGGGCAAGAAATTACTGGCAGGCTGCACTTGATTGCCCACAGTGCACAGAGTTACACAATCTATTTAACATTGTCAG CTAAAATGTGGGGGCCTGGTGCTGAACAAGGAGGGATTCTTCAAACATCATCCTGTAAACTTGATTTGAAAGAACCATACTATAGAATGTCTCAACCACAAGCTTATCCAACAACCCAAGATCAGCAACCTCATCCATTTTTACAGACACAG GATGTAAAGATCCAATCTCAGGATATGGATGACACAGTGATAATGCAATAG
- the LOC101515476 gene encoding probable histone-arginine methyltransferase CARM1 isoform X2 — MTSKSKFDEKIEPSSAKMYFHYYGQLLHQQNMMQDYVRTGTYYAAVMENRTDFFGRVVVDVGAGSGILSLFAAQAGAKHVYAVEASEMAEYARKLIAGNPLLGQRITVIKGRVEDVVLPEKADILISEPMGTLLVNERMLESYVIARDRFLTPNGKMFPTSGRIHMAPFSDEYLFTEIANKGLFWQQQNYFGVDLTPLHWTAFQGYFSQPVVDAFDPRLLIAPPIFHVMDFTKIKEEELYEIDIPLRFIAAVGARVHGLACWFDVLFNGSTVKRWLTTAPGSPITHWYQIRCVLSEPIYVMAGQEITGRLHLIAHSAQSYTIYLTLSAKMWGPGAEQGGILQTSSCKLDLKEPYYRMSQPQAYPTTQDQQPHPFLQTQFLWQDVKIQSQDMDDTVIMQ; from the exons ATGACTTCAAAAAGCAAATTTGATGAGAAGATAGAGCCATCTTCTGCAAAaatgtattttcattattatggACAACTTCTTCATCAGCAAAATATGATGCAGGACTATGTGAGGACAG GGACATATTATGCTGCTGTTATGGAGAATCGCACTGATTTCTTTGGTCGTGTAGTGGTTGATGTTGGTGCTGGTAGTGGTATTTTGTCATTATTTGCTGCTCAG GCAGGTGCAAAACATGTTTATGCAGTAGAAGCATCTGAAATGGCAGAATACGCACGCAAACTTATAGCTGGGAACCCATTACTGGGTCAACGAATCACA GTCATCAAAGGCAGAGTAGAGGATGTTGTATTGCCAGAGAAAGCAGATATTCTGATATCCGAGCCCATGG GCACCTTGTTAGTTAATGAAAGAATGCTGGAGTCTTATGTTATTGCCAGGGATAGGTTCCTTACCCCTAATGGCAAAATGTTTCCTACATCGGGAAG GATTCACATGGCACCTTTCAGTGATGAATATTTGTTTACGGAAATTGCTAATAAG GGGCTGTTCTGGCAGCAACAAAACTATTTTGGGGTTGATTTGACGCCCTTACACTGGACTGCCTTTCAAGGATACTTTTCTCAG CCTGTTGTGGATGCTTTTGATCCAAGGTTGTTAATAGCTCCTCCTATTTTCCATGTGATGGACTTTACCAAAATAAAG GAAGAAGAGCTTTATGAAATTGACATTCCTCTCAGATTTATAGCTGCAGTGGGTGCCCGAGTACATGGTTTGGCATGTTGGTTTGATGTACTGTTCAATGGAAG TACTGTGAAAAGGTGGCTTACCACTGCCCCTGGTTCACCGATAACTCATTGGTATCAGATACGCTGCGTTCTCTCCGAACCCATATATGTCATGGCAGGGCAAGAAATTACTGGCAGGCTGCACTTGATTGCCCACAGTGCACAGAGTTACACAATCTATTTAACATTGTCAG CTAAAATGTGGGGGCCTGGTGCTGAACAAGGAGGGATTCTTCAAACATCATCCTGTAAACTTGATTTGAAAGAACCATACTATAGAATGTCTCAACCACAAGCTTATCCAACAACCCAAGATCAGCAACCTCATCCATTTTTACAGACACAG TTTCTTTGGCAGGATGTAAAGATCCAATCTCAGGATATGGATGACACAGTGATAATGCAATAG
- the LOC101497333 gene encoding translocator protein homolog, protein MASQTLHETKKSQAKRALRSLAIGVAIPFALTLIIIILFGSGRKFNVLSKPFWFAPIWFINLATLGSSFFMGLAAWLVWADGGFQGESDTLAFYVAHIALSIVWHPLVLVMNAYWLALVSGIVNSGTLLICYLRFRKVNPFAKDLAKPCLALTTYLTLISFKLMLL, encoded by the coding sequence ATGGCTTCTCAAACCTTGCATGAAACAAAGAAATCACAAGCTAAGAGAGCACTACGATCCCTTGCTATAGGAGTTGCAATTCCCTTTGCCCTCACATTAATCATAATCATTCTCTTTGGTTCAGGCCGAAAGTTCAATGTCTTATCCAAGCCTTTTTGGTTTGCACCGATTTGGTTCATTAACTTAGCCACATTGGGCTCATCTTTCTTCATGGGCCTTGCTGCTTGGTTAGTTTGGGCTGATGGTGGGTTTCAAGGTGAATCAGATACATTGGCTTTCTACGTAGCTCATATCGCTCTAAGCATTGTGTGGCACCCACTTGTGCTTGTTATGAATGCATATTGGCTTGCATTGGTATCTGGTATTGTTAATAGTGGAACCCTCTTAATTTGTTACTTAAGGTTTAGAAAGGTTAATCCTTTTGCTAAAGATTTGGCTAAACCGTGTCTTGCATTGACAACATATCTTACTCTTATTAGCTTCAAATTAATGCTTCTTTGA
- the LOC101488232 gene encoding small ribosomal subunit protein eS21y has translation MNLHSLPSFHLVTVSHCHSSHNLLRRFKKNLKMQNEDGQITELYIPRKCSATNRLITAKDHASVQINIGHLDESGVYNGHFSTFALCGYVRAQGDADSGLDRLWQKKKVELKQ, from the exons ATGAATTTACATAGTCTTCCTTCTTTTCATTTGGTAACTGTCTCTCACTGCCACTCATCCCATAATTTGTTAAGGCGATTCAAGAAAAACCTAAAGATGCAGAACGAAGATGGACAAATCACCGAGCTCTACATTCCTAGGAAATG TTCTGCTACAAACAGATTGATAACTGCTAAGGATCACGCTTCAGTTCAAATTAACATTGGTCATTTGGATGAGAGCGGTGTCTACAATGGTCACTTCTCCACTTTCGCTCTCTGTGGCTACGTTCGCGCACag GGAGATGCCGACAGTGGACTTGATCGCCTGTGGCAGAAAAAGAAAGTTGAACTTAAACAGTAA
- the LOC101488562 gene encoding probable protein phosphatase 2C 40, producing MLSTEGELKISFGYQCNSHRGIPCKVANGRKWSPEIRRTSSFSCLSGAALSANATLANTNICNGVIGEEILPSLDSPNSFRRVPSSPSLAKLDMLSSSLHSTWSNLSCSPSSPSNMLEYDFCSLKSMSAPSRGECFLNATEVQVAGGAAGEDRVQAVCSEENGWLFCGIYDGFNGRDAADFLACTLYDSIVSYLNTIDWDSEPNSTSASDNDDLDDSLILHEHQSPRFKGNNYPSSPPANSEAISKSFSHVVLDSLKHVLNQVENDFLYMVEQEMEERPDLVSIGSCVLLVLLHGNDLCTLNLGDSRAVLATCSAGNGMTGNERLKSIQLTDSHNVDNEAERAQLLANHPDDPKTIVAGKVKGKLKVTRAFGVGYLKKKILNDALMGILRVSDLKSPPYVSTDPSLNVHKISTSDQFVIVGSDGLFDFFSNDEAVNLVESYILSNPYGDPAKFLIEKLVARAADSAGFSTEELLNIPAGRRRKYHDDVTVIVIILGMNKRTTKASTCI from the exons ATGCTTAGTACTGAAGGTGAACTTAAAATAAGTTTTGGCTATCAATGCAATAGCCACAGAGGTATCCCTTGCAAGGTTGCCAATGGCCGCAAATGGAGCCCTGAAATCCGCAGAACAAGCAGTTTCTCTTGCTTATCCGGTGCTGCCTTAAGTGCAAACGCTACACTTGCCAACACAAACATCTGCAATGGTGTGATAGGAGAAGAAATCCTTCCGAGTTTGGACTCTCCTAATTCCTTCCGGCGGGTACCCTCTTCTCCAAGTCTTGCAAAGTTGGACATGCTATCGTCTTCTCTCCATAGTACTTGGTCAAACCTAAGTTGCAGCCCATCCAGTCCAAGTAATATGCTTGAATATGACTTTTGTTCATTAAAATCCATGAGTGCTCCTTCTAGAGGTGAATGTTTTCTTAATGCTACGGAAGTGCAAGTAGCCGGAGGAGCTGCTGGTGAAGATAGAGTTCAAGCAGTTTGTTCTGAAGAAAACGGGTGGCTTTTCTGCGGAATTTATGATGGTTTTAATGGGAGAGATGCAGCGGACTTTCTGGCTTGTACTCTTTATGACTCTATTGTGTCTTATTTAAACACAATAGACTGGGATTCGGAACCAAATTCCACCAGTGCTTCTGACAATGACGATTTGGACGATAGTCTAATTCTTCACGAGCATCAATCTCCAAGATTTAAGGGAAACAATTATCCCAGTAGTCCACCTGCCAATTCAGAGGCAATAAGTAAATCATTTTCCCACGTGGTACTTGATAGCCTCAAACATGTTCTTAATCAGGTTGAAAATGACTTCTTGTACATGGTCGAGCAGGAAATGGAGGAACGCCCCGATTTAGTTTCTATTGGATCTTGTGTTTTACTTGTGCTTCTTCATGGGAACGATTTGTGTACGCTCAATCTAGGCGACAGCAGAGCAGTGCTGGCAACGTGCAGTGCAGGTAACGGAATGACTGGAAACGAGAGATTGAAATCTATTCAGCTTACGGATAGTCATAATGTTGATAATGAAGCTGAAAGAGCTCAACTTCTTGCCAATCATCCTGATGATCCTAAGACCATCGTAGCAGGGAAAGTGAAAGGAAAACTGAAGGTTACACGTGCTTTCGGAGTTGGCTACTTGAAAAAG AAAATTCTGAATGATGCATTAATGGGAATCCTTCGAGTTAGCGATCTTAAAAGCCCTCCATATGTTTCGACAGATCCATCACTGAATGTGCATAAAATCTCTACTTCTGATCAGTTTGTTATAGTTGGGAGTGATGGTTTATTTGACTTCTTTAGCAATGATGAAGCAGTGAATCTTGTTGAGTCTTACATCCTGAGCAATCCTTATGGTGATCCAGCCAAATTTCTCATTGAGAAACTAGTAGCAAGAGCAGCTGATTCTGCAG GTTTCAGCACGGAGGAGTTATTGAATATTCCGGCTGGGAGGAGGAGGAAGTATCACGATGATGTAACCGTAATTGTGATAATCCTTGGGATGAATAAACGGACTACAAAGGCATCGACTTGCATCTAA
- the LOC101497657 gene encoding heavy metal-associated isoprenylated plant protein 36-like — MDAKPSSEPLKYQTWFLKVSIHCEGCRRKVKKVLKSIDGVFTATIDSQQQKVTVTGNVGVETLLRKLVRAGKHAEVWPENISGNNNGNKKKNNKNEASEAQSLQNKGTEIATTKSETES, encoded by the exons ATGGATGCAAAACCTTCTTCAGAACCTTTGAAGTATCAG ACATGGTTCTTGAAAGTTTCTATCCACTGTGAAGGTTGCAGAAGGAAAGTAAAGAAAGTTCTGAAGAGCATTGATG GTGTTTTCACTGCAACAATCGATTCACAACAGCAAAAAGTAACAGTAACTGGAAATGTTGGTGTTGAGACCCTTTTAAGGAAGCTGGTCAGAGCCGGAAAACACGCCGAGGTTTGGCCGGAAAATATCTCCGGCAACAACAACGGaaacaaaaagaagaataaTAAGAATGAAGCAAGTGAAGCACAAAGCTTGCAAAACAAGGGAACTGAAATTGCTACTACCAAGTCTGAAACTGAAAgctaa